The window GGGAAGATGGTCGATCGGCCCGTGTTGCTGCGTGCGACGCGTATCGATGAGCTGACCGCATCCGCGGGCGTGGCAGCAGAAGGGGCGGCCCGCGCATGATCCGACACGGATGCCGCCTCCACCCGCACGAAGGGCGCGGTCGCGCATGACGCACGGAACGTGCTCATTACGACTCCACGGGAGCATGCGCGTTCATCAACTCGACGACCCAGTCGATGAACGCACGCAGTTTGGCACTGACGTGGCGGTTCGGCGGATACGCGATATATAGCGGCATCGGATCGAGTTGCCAGTCTTCGAACAGCGTGACGAGTTCGCCGCGCTCCAGATGCGCTTTCGCCATATAGTGCGGCAGCCACATGATGCCGAGACCTGCCACGCCGGCCGCGAGATAGGCATTGCCATCATCCACGGCGAGCGCGTAACGGCCTTGCACCGCGACGGTCTCGCCGTGGCGATGCATGACGAGCGGATAGAGTTTGCCCGCGCGTCCCCACGAGAACCCGACGATGCGGTGATGCGAGTTTTCGAGTTCCGCGGGATGCGAAGGCGTGCCCGCGAGCGCGAGATAGCCGGGCGATGCAACGATGCCGAGCGACAGGTCCGCCACGCGCCGGGCGACCATCGACTGATCGTTCGGCTCGCCGCCGCGCACGACGCAATCCACGTTCTCGCCGATGATGTCGACGGTGCGGTCGCTCACGCCCATGTCGAGCTGAATGTCCGGATAGCGGGCGAGGAAGGCCGGCAGCGCGGGGATCAGGATCAGCCGCGCGAACGGACTGGGCACGTCCACACGCAGCCGGCCTCGTGGCGCCGCGGATGCGCTCGACAGGCTCGTTTCGGCGTCGTCCATATCGGCGAGCAGCCGCGTCACGCGCTCGTAGTACGCGATGCCGTCCGGCGTGACGTTGATCTTGCGCGTCGTCCGGTTCAGCAGCCGGACCCGCAAGCGCGCCTCGAGCTGCTGGACCAACTGCGTGACCGTGGTCTTGCTCATATGCAGCGTCTCGGCGGCCTTCGTGAAGCTGCCGGCCTCCACGACCCGGACGAAAGCGCGCATCGCATCGAAGCGATCCATGAGTGTGTGCCTCGCATTTGAATTGTTTGCATTTTACAAACGGTCATGGACAGCGATGGTCGTTTATCGCGCGGGCGTCGGTCGATACAGTGTGCCGATCGAAACCAGTGATCCATGGAGGTGAAGGTGGGCAAGCGCGATGTGGTGTTTGCGCCGGGACGTCGGGCGCTGTACGAGCGCAACCGATACTCGCCGGCCGTACGGGCGGGCGGGTTGCTGTTCGTCTCCGGTCAGGTCGGCAGTCGTGACGACGGCACGCCCGAGCCGGATCTGCAGGAACAGGTGCGGCTCGCGTTTCGAAACCTGAATGCGATCCTGCACGCGGCCGGCTGCACGTTCGACGATGTGGTCGACGTCACGGTGTTCATGGTCGATCCACAATCGACGTTCGAGCGCGTCTGGCAGGTTGTGCCGGAGTTCTGGGGCGACGCGCCGCATCCGGCGCTCACCGCGGTCGGCGTGACCTGGCTTTACGGCTTCGACTTCGAGATCAAGATCGTGGCGAAGCTTCCGGTCACCGAATGACGCGATTCGAGGGATCTCGTTAAAATGGGCCTCTTCTGAGTTTTCGGTAACCGCATGTCATGCATCGAATCGGATTCTTCGTTTGCCGTGGCTACGATGCGCTTGATCTGGGCGGGCCACTGGCGGCCTTCAATCAGGTGGCCACGGCCGCGGGCCATACGCCGTACGATCTTCATGTCATCTCGCAATCCGGCGGCCCGGTGCAAGGCAATACGGGCCTGTCGATCGACACGAAGCCCGCCGCAAGGCGCACGTTCGACACCGTCGTGTTCGTGGGCGGCGATATCGATCCGATGCAGACATCGGAGAATATCGCCGCCGCCAGAAAATTGGCGGCCAGGGCATCGCGGGTCGCGAGCGTGTGTACGGGCGCGTTTCTGCTCGCGGAAACGGGTTTGCTCGACGGCTTGAGAGCCGCGACGCACTGGCGATACGCGGCGCTATTGCAGGCGCGCTTTCCTCGCACCCGGGTCGACGGCGACAGCATCTACGTGGTGGATGGTCGCGTGTGGACATCGGCGGGCATCGCGTCCGGCATAGACCTGGCGCTCGGCATGATTGAAAGAGACATGAGCGCGGAGACGGCGCGCGCGGTCTCGAGGCTGTTGGTCGTTCCGTATCGTCGGCCGGGAGGGCAGTCGCAATTCTCGGCCATGTCGCAGATGGAGCCGGAATCGGATCGCATCCGCATCGCGCTGAATTTTGCCAGGGAGCATCTGGCTGAAGCGTTGCCTGTCGAACGGCTTGCCGATGCCGCGAGACTGAGTGTGCGACAGTTCGGCCGCGCCTTTCGCCGGGAAACCGGAGAAACACCGGCCAAGGCCGTCGAGCGTTTGCGCGTCGAAGCCGCGAGGCTGCGCCTGCAGAGCGGCAGCGAACCGATCGAACAGATCGCGTTGGCGGTTGGGTTCACCGATCCGGAGCGGATGCGCCGCGCCTTCATCAAACTGCATGGGCATCCACCGCAAGCGATTCGACGCGAGAGCAGATCGAACGGCGCGCGCTGATCGACTGTTAGCCGATCAGCGCGCTGCGTGGTCAACGCCCGTCGAACGGGCGATTTCGCCGGCCGCTCAATGGTCGGCGGTTTTGACCGGAGGGTAGTCGTTCCACATGTCGCGATGCAGCTTCCACTCGCCGGCCTGCTTCACAAACACGAGGATCTGCTTGCCGCGGATCTGGAGCTTTCCATCGTGGTCGCGCACGTCCGCATCCGACACCTCCGTCACCATCCGGTCGTCACCGTAGAACTCGTAATGGCTGAACGATACGGTGCCCGGTTTCGTTCCAGCATAGCCCTTGGTTAAGTACTCGGCGATCGCGCGGCCCCCGGTGACTTTGTCGCCTCCGGGCGGCAAGAGTGTGCCGTCGTCGGTGTAGAGGCGGCCTATCGCCTCGTAGTCTCCGCGCGCAAAAGCATTCGCCCATCGGGCGTTTTCGGCCTTGATGGCCGCTTCGGGCGGACGTGGCGCGCCACCGGCCGTGGCGGGCGTCGTGAATGCGAAAAAGGAGACGCAGGCTGCAAGAGCAGCGGTACAAAGACGGATCTGTTGCATCGTGTGATTCCCGAACGGGCTTGAATTGAAAAGGCGGCGCCAAATGGGCCGGTGGAGCGGGCAGGTGGCCGCGGCCTTCATCGAGCACGGCCGTGGCCTGCACCTGTCGCGGACAAGCGTTTCAGCGAACGCCGGGGATTCGTGCGAGCCCCCTCGATGCGCCGGGCAGTTTCTTGTCGACCATCGCGATGATTTCCGGCCGTGCGTCTCTCGGATGACCGGAGTGGAACGGCGGCGCGGGATCGTATTCGATCGCGAGCTGCGTGAATTCCGCGGCCTGTCGACCGCGCAGCTTCGCCGCCACGCGAAGCGCGAAGTCGATGCCCGCCGTCACGCCGCCGCCGCTCATGAACCGGCCGTTGTCGTCTTCGACGAAGCGCTCGGGAACGGGAATCGCGCCATATTCGGACAGCTTGTTGACGAAGGCCCAATGGCAGGCGCTTCGCTTGCCGTTGAGCACGCCGGTTGCGGCGAGCACGAGCGATCCGTTGCATACCGACGTAACGTGCTTGGCGCTCTCCGCCAGACGCCGGATCTGCGCCTGATACGCCGGCCGCATGGGCGCCGACAAGTCGGACCCGCCGGGGACGAGGATCACGTCGGTCTGCTCGATATCGGCCAGTCGTTCTGTATTGCCATACACGACGCCAAATTCGAGCGTCACGTTGCCTCCGTCGAGGCTTGCGTAGCGAACGTTCGTATTAGGTAGCCGGTGGAAAATCTCGCTGGGGCCGGCGAAGTCGAGAAGCGTACCGCCGTCGTAATTGACGATCAGAATGTTGAGCGGGGCATTCGGGGGAAGTAGCCCCTCGCTGTTTACCTGTGCGCCAACCGGTGTGGCGTGCGCGAGCAACGCGCCGCCGCCCAGGACGGCGCCGAGCGTGGCGGCGCTTCCAAGCTTGAGCACATCGCGGCGCGAGCGACCTGCTCGGGTGAGTGGCTTTACGAAAGCATTGTTACCGCTACTGTCGGTCAAGATGATTTCTCCTTGCACTTCGGCCGCTCGGCGAGTGCCACCGGGCTGGGCCGGATTGAATCACCGCCACGACGAACCGCGTGGCGGACGTGAACCGCAGGCTCAGAGCTGCGACGCACCGCCATCGACGACCAGTTCGGTGCCGACGACGTAGGCGGATTCGTCGCTGGCGAGATAGAGCGCCGCGTAGGCAATGTCCTCGGCCTTGCCCAGGTGGCCCACCGGAATCGTCGCGGCGAACTCGACCCGACGGTCGCGAACCCATTCGTCGGACATGCCCCACTTGGTGATCAGGGGCGTGTTCATCACGCCGGGCGCGATCGCGTTGAAGCGGATTTTCCGGTCGAGAAACTCGTAGGACCAGCTGCGGGCGAGCGATCGCACGGCGGCCTTCGCAGCGGCGGTCAACGAGATGCCGTGCTTGCCGGTCTGCGCAACGAATGATGTGTTGAGGATCACTGATGAACCTTCACGCAAGTACGGAAGCGCCGCTTGAAGCGTGAACACCACACCCTTGACGTTGACGTCCATGATCTCGTCGTAGAGTTTGTCGTCGATATCGTCGACCGCGGACGGGAAAGCCCAGCCGGCGTTGGCGAACACGACATCCAGCCCGCCGAATTGCTCATTTACGTTGGCGGCAATCGCGCGCATGTCCTGGATCGAACGCACGTCGCCCTTCAGAACGAGAGCATGCTCGCCAAGCTCGGCCTTTACGCGCTCGAATACTGAATCGTCGCGACCCGTAACGGCTACTCGCGCGCCTTCCGCAATGAACAGCTTCGCGGTTGCAAGACCGATGCCGCTGGTTCCGCCCGTGATCAACGCGGACTTGTTCTTGAGCCTCATCTTCCATTCCTTTCCATGTCGTGAGTGATCCGGGCGAACGCTCGAAACGCGATCGCATTCATGCGCCTTTCCCGGCGTGATCTTTCGATATGAAGTATGGAATGTGACGCGCATGGCGCAAAGGTCGTATAACCCTCAAAAAGCGCCATGCAAGCCGTACGTCGGCCGGCGGCACGCGTCGTCCCGTGAGGCCGTTTCAGGCCGACGGTACCTGCCAATCTCGACAGGTTGTTCCGCCGTACCGCGCGCGCGATGATTTGCGTGCTCATTGCGAGCCTGCCCCGCTTGCGTTCCGTGCAATCAAGCCCCATTCCGATCCGCTGCGGCGCAACAGGGGGTGATCGGCTTGTTCGCAATGACGACCTTCCGCAGCGCGACGACGAGGCGAACCATGACATCCAGCAGACTCGAGCAAATGCAGGCCAATCTCACGTTGGCCTATGTTCTTAACAACGCAGCAGTCGACGGAGTCGGGAGGGAACTCAAGCATCCGACTGCGTCGCAGGTCAAAAAGATCATCGTGGATCGCCTGAACCGATCGAAGATGACGCGGAACGATCGGTTCGAAATTGCGTGGGGGCCGGCGATCGTATCGGATCCTAATGGCGAAGCTGCCAATGTGACCGTCGTCGTGCAATTGGCCGGTTCCGGCGAATATACAGTGGTGACGAGCGGCACCAATTTCACGTCCCCGCTTGATGTTCTGAGCGATTTTTCCTATGACACCCTCGAGCCATTCAGCGCGTATGTGCCGAACTGTCCGTCGGACGCACGCATATCGGCGGGTACGAACGGAGCGCTGTACCACGTACTGAAGACGCCCGATGAAAGTCATCAGACGCTCGTCCAATTCCTGAGCACCGTGCCACCGTCATCGATAGTCAACGTTGTCGGGCACAGCCTCGGAGGCGCGCTGGCGTCCGCGATCGTGTTGTACCTGAAGAATCAGACCGGCTTGCAGTCTCTGACGTACCACTGCCAGACGTTTGCCGCGCCGACAGCAGGCAACGATGTGTTCGCCAGCTATTTCGACGAGCAGATGCGAGGCAATGCGGTACGCATATTCACGACGCGGGATATCGTGCCGATGGCATGGAATGCGGACAGCCTCCAGAAGGTGAAACACGTCTACAGCGACGTTCCCCCCCATGACACCCCTGACAACGTGAAGGTGGCTGTCGATATGGTCAGCATTGCGACAAAGTCGCTGAAGTACACCCAATGGGGAACGTCCGAACCATCAGGGCCCGTGGCGGCGGCGATGGAGTACCCGCTGAAGGCGGACGTCAATAAAGCCATTCTGGATTTCCAGGCGCAGGTTGGCTATCAGCATATCGACGGATACATTGCCTGCCTGGGTATGGCCCGCAGCGACATTGATCTCCCCCCGCTGCCACAGGTCAACCCCAAGGTCGGTAAGACGCCCGTGTGAAGCAGTACGAAGCAAAACCCATAAGAACACCGGCACGCAGTGTGAAAACCCGCTTCGGCGGGTTTTTTCATGGCCGGTTTCTGCCGGGCCGTAATGGCCTGGGTTGCCGCCGTCGATACGTCGTGGGATCGACGCTTGGCAAAGATCAAGCGCACGTTGCGTTTTGCATTGTTCACTCTGGAAGTAACAGAACGTTCAATCGCCCGTCATTTATCACCCGGTTGCGACTCAGTAGAGTGCTTTCCCATGTCGTCGGCCGGGGCTCCACAAACGGCACGCCGTTATGGCGCAGGCGTCGCAACGATGGCCGCACGGTTCGGCGCCGGGCGCGCTCGAATCAACTGAAATCCGGGTGTGCGCGGCGCGCCGGACCGGACGCCGCCGCATTCTTTCCAGCCGATCCACAAGGAAACGCTCATGCAATACAAACAACTGGGCCGCACCGGCCTGTATGTCTCCGAGCTGTGTCTCGGCACGATGACGCTGGGCGGCAATGCCGATGCCGGCATGTGGGCGGCGATTGGCGCGGTCGGTCAGGACGACGCGACCCGATTGATCGCCCGCGCACTGGCCGCCGGCATCAACTTCATCGATACCGCCGATATTTACTCCTTTGGCCACGCCGAACGCCTCGTCGGACAAGCGCTCCGGGACCTCGGCGTCCCGCGCGGCGAGATCGTGCTGGCGACCAAGACGGCCGGCGTGATGGGACCGAAGCCCAACGATCAGGGCGCGTCGCGCGGCCACATCATGGATTCGGTGCAGCGAAGCCTGGAACGGCTGCAGGTCGATCATATCGACCTTTACCAGATCCACGCGAACGATTCCGTCACGCCGATCGAAGAGACGCTGCGGGCGCTCGACGATCTGACGCGCCAGGGGCTGGTGCGCTATGTCGGTGTCTCGAACTGGCGCGCAGGCAAGATCGGCAAGGCGCTCGGACTCAGCGAAGCGCTGCGCGCGACGCGCTTCGAGACGCTCCAGGCCTACTATTCGATCGCCGGACGCGACGTGGAGCGCGAACTGGTGCCGCTCGCGATCGAGGAGCGGATGGGGCTGCTCGTCTGGTCGCCGCTCGCCGGCGGTTTGCTGTCGGGGAAGTTTGGTCCGGGGGCGCCAACAGAAGAAGGTGCGCGGCGCAGCCATTTCGATTTTCCGCCGGTCGATCTTGACCGGGCGTGGCCGTGCGTCGCGGCGATGCGCGCCATCGCCGACGCGCGAGATGTGTCGGTCGCCCGGATCGCGCTCGCGTGGTTACTCGCCAAGCCGCATGTCACGAGCGTCATCATCGGTGCCAAGCGGGTCGAACAGCTCGAAGACAATCTCGGCGCGGTCGATGTCGTCCTGACCGACGACGAGCTGGCGCGTCTCGACGCCGTGAGTGCTTTGCCTCCGTGTTACCCGGGCTGGATGATCGATCGTCAGGAGTCGGGCAGGCGGCCCAAGCCGTTCGCGCGCGTCGTGTCGAACTAGGATCGGCGACGCCCCGGTCCATCCGCTCGCGTTAAAGCGACGCACCGCCACACATGACGATCTGCTGCCCCGTAATCGCGCTCGCGTTCGCGCTCAACAGGAAGCCGGTCAGCGCGCCAACCGCTAGAATTGCGGTTTTAGCCCGGAACACGTCCATGTCTTTTGCCTCGCTCGGCCTGATCGATCCCTTGCTGCGTAATCTGCAGGACCTCAATTACCAGACCCCTACGCCGGTGCAGGTCAAGGCGATTCCCGCTGTGCTCGGCGGCAAGGACGTGATGGCCGGCGCGCAGACCGGCACGGGCAAGACTGCGGGTTTCGCGCTGCCGCTGTTGCAGCGGCTCGTGCAGCAGGGCCCGGCGGTGTCCAGCAATCGCGCGCGGGTTCTGGTGCTGGTGCCGACGCGTGAGCTGGCCGAGCAGGTGCTGCAAAGCTTCGTCGCGTACGGCAAGGGCCTCGACTTGCGATTCCTGGCCGCCTATGGCGGCGTCAGCATCAACCCGCAGATGATGAAGTTGCGCAAAGGCGTCGACGTGCTCGTTGCGACGCCGGGCCGTCTGCTGGATCTCAACCGCCAGAATGCGGTGCAGTTCGATCAGGTCGAAACGCTGGTGCTGGACGAGGCCGACCGCATGCTCGATCTGGGCTTCGCGCGCGAGCTCAATGCCGTCTTTGCCGCGCTGCCGGTTCAGCGCCAGACCCTGCTGTTCTCCGCGACGTTTACCGACGATATCCGTACGATGGCGGCGAGCATTCTGCGCAGCCCGGTCAATATCAGCGTCAGCCCGCCCAATGTCACGGGGAGCAAGATCAAGCAATGGGTGGTGACGGTCGACAAGCGCAACAAGCCGGACCTCTTCATGCACCTGGTGGCCGAGAACAACTGGGATCACGCGCTGGTGTTCGTCAAGACCCGCAATGGCGTGGAGTATCTGGCGGCCATGCTGGACGAGGCCGGCTATGCGGTCGACACGATCCACGGCGACAAACCGCAACCGGCGCGGCTGCGTGCGCTCGAGCGCTTCAAGACGGGCGAAGTGCAGATGCTGGTCGCCACCGATGTGGCGGCGCGCGGGCTGGATATCGATGACTTGCCGCTGGTGATCAACGTCGATCTGCCGATCGTCGCGCAGGATTACGTGCACCGGATCGGGCGTACCGGGCGCGCGGGCGCGAGCGGCGTGGCGGTGTCTCTCGTGTGTGCGGATGAAGCCCCGCAACTGGCCGCGATCGAGGCGCTGATCGGGCAGACGCTGCGCCGGGAAGAAGAGCCGGGGTTTGAAGCGGAACACCGCGTGCCGGAAACCAGTTCGACCGGGCAGATCATCAAGAAGCCTAAAAAGCCGAAGAAGCCCAAAGTGCCGCAAGGTGGGGCGGCGGCCACGCCGGTGGCCGGGAAAAAGCCGCAGCCGCAAGGCGGTGACGGCAAGCGCAAGGGTGGCGGAGCCGCGGGCAAGGGCGCAAGCGTGTTGAACGGTAGCCCGTTCAGCGTGCAAAAGCCGCGCGGCAAAGGCAAACCCGCTGGCAAGGCGGTTGCGGGCGCGCGCAAGCCGGCCGGGAAGCCTGCGGGTGGTCGCGGTAAACACTAACCACTAACGCTGATTCGTTAGGCGGCTTACGCAGGCCATAGAAAGGACGGGTGATTTGAGGTCCGCGGGCGGGTGGCGCGGCTTCGCCGCACCTCGGGTTGGCCGGCAAGGGCGCACTGAATCCGGGATCGCTTACAACTTGGCGGCCGAACGGACGTTTAAACCGTGCAAGTCAAGACCTAATCTCTCAGTCAGCGTCAGATCAGGTCTGAGATTGCTCGGCCGTCACTTCATCAAGGGCCGTGATCGACCCGAAGCGGTCAGTGGGAATTCTCAAAAGCGGACGCTGGTCAACCAGACACATCGTTTAACGCCGGACTGAGCCACGCCCCCCAACCTCGGCTCAGATGAGATGTTGGGCTTGCAAGGAGATCATTGCGGCGAATCCAAGCTGACCTGCGCGACTATTTGCTTCCGGGACGTCTGCGGTCGCCGATGGTTCATAGCAGCGCCGCTTGCCGATTGACGTCATGTAGTCAGCCTCCGTATTTGCTGGCTGTTGCCGGCGGGCGAACCGCTTGCGTCGTCAGCCAGCTTGCCAACCTGGATGAATTGCACCATGAGGCACAGCACAAAGCAGAGAATCATGAGGCAACGTGTTGGCGAAAAAAACGCGCTGTTTCCTGGCACGACGAAGTTCACGGTGCCAATTCTAGTATCGGCAACAACGCCTTGCGCAACAGTGGAGCGAGTGGTGGGCCCCTTCAATGACGCGGGAGTGCCCTGAATGAAGCGAGTGATCGCAAACGCGCCGACGAACGCACACGCCGCATGCAATTCGATCAACCAAGCGGGCTGCGGCTGTTCCGGTGTTGCGAGCACCAGATTCAACGTTGTCACAATGCCGGCAGAGACGGCGCTCGTTACGAACGCCAGCAACCATGATTTGAATCGGCGGTTCATGAGTTTCCGCTTCGATGAGAAAAACGCTCGGCTCTTGTATCAGCAAGCAATGAAAATCGTAGAGCAATTCGCTGGATGCACAAAGAGTCCCTCGACCCCGCCCACTGTCCCGACGACGGACGTGAAAACCGCAATCATACCGGGCTAGATGGATCAACAGTATTCCGAGACGGAGTGTGGTGTTGTCAATAATCGACAAAAGCATTCAGCGCTGCGCTACAAGTCCGTCGATCACGATTGGAAAGTCGATGTCGAACGACCGCGTGTGGCCGAACTCGGCGGGCCGCCGCCCAGCGCACGCGACCGACGCAGATCGACCCACTGCGGTCAGTGGTATCGACCGATAGCCGTCGTTCATTCGCTTCTAAACATCTGTGCAGTCACCATTTAGCTGCTTGTAATGCGTATCCCTTCGCTTCTTAAGCGCTGCAGAAACTGATTCCGTGCCACAGATGCGCTAGCCCAAACATCGACAAGATCCCCCTCCCAAAGAAGAAATGTGGCTCTTAGCGGTATGTAGATGTATGCGCTCATGCCGCAACGAAGCACTGTGGCGCAACACGCAAGCACGTCATCTGCTTCGCTGGCCTCGAAGAGTTGGCCAAAGCCGTCCCACGGGTTTAGCTTGCCGGAGCATGTCGATTCCATTTCCTCCAATAGTGAATTCTCAAGCTCCCCATACCTCGACCAATCCGTGACCTGGAGCAAACAGGTTCTCGGCGGTTCAAGATAGCTGCGAATGCCGTCGGCAATCACGGAAGCGGCCCCATCGTTTTTCGGCACTGCGAATTGCAAATACGATGTTTGGCCTAGTCCGGCCTTCCCGTACGGCGCTTCAATACATTCTTCGTTTTTCAGCCACGTCGAACAATCGGAAGGGGACAGCGATTTCATGTCGGTACCCGAGCATGTTGCGCAAGTAGGAGGTAGATCCAATTGTCGACCAATTAAGTGGTCGCGTCTAACGTCTGAAATTGGCCGAACCGAGTCAGACGACCTGACGCTGCCTGTTCGGTTAGTCCACCCTTATACATTTAAACCATGCGTCACGAGCGTCGGATCGCGGGCGTCACGGCGATGCGTCCGCTTTTCATGGCGGCTCGGCGCGAACATTCCGGTGCTGTCCGCCGGCGCTTCGCCGCCCGCTACTCCGTCTGCTGGCGCCGGTATTCGTCCTGTTTCATCCGCAAGTACTGCTGTCGGTCGATTTCGTGCAGCTGCCGCGCATATTGCTCGCTGGAATTGAACCACGTGCTCAGGCGTTGCTCGAGCTGCTTGTCGGGCGGGCTCGATAGGGTGGCAAGATAGGCGTCGATGGCGAGGTAGTAGCGCATGGTGTTGCGCTCCACGAGGCCTCGTATGCCGTCGACGTATTCCGCTTGTGCCGCGGACGGACCTGCGACGTTTGTGAAGCCGATCTTGCCGCGGTCAAACGTTGCCAGAAAGCTTTTCATCGCAAGGCGCCCGACCAGGCCATAGCTGAATGCATAGGTCAGATGCAGGAACGTGCGGTTGCTACCGAGCTGCACCGCTTCCAGGACAATCTGATAATCCCGGGTGTTCAACGGTCCGCTGTCGGCGTGGAGTTTGACCTTGAAGTATCCCGGGGCCCGAGCCGCCGCGTCGTAACGGAAATACAGGCGGTAGGTGGCCGGGAGCTCCGCGGCGGCTTCCCGTTTGCTGATATTCAGGGCCAGCATGTTGTCGCTATTCGTGCCGGGCGCACGGCAGTACTTGATGTTCGGATGCAGGATCAACAGCTCGCACCAGTTGGCCAGGCCCTGCGACTGGTAATCCAGAACGTTGCTGACGGTCGCGAACGGGTAGTCCACTTCTGCGTACACTTCGCCCGTGACCGTGGAGAACGACTCCTGTGAAT is drawn from Burkholderia ambifaria AMMD and contains these coding sequences:
- a CDS encoding LysR family transcriptional regulator yields the protein MDRFDAMRAFVRVVEAGSFTKAAETLHMSKTTVTQLVQQLEARLRVRLLNRTTRKINVTPDGIAYYERVTRLLADMDDAETSLSSASAAPRGRLRVDVPSPFARLILIPALPAFLARYPDIQLDMGVSDRTVDIIGENVDCVVRGGEPNDQSMVARRVADLSLGIVASPGYLALAGTPSHPAELENSHHRIVGFSWGRAGKLYPLVMHRHGETVAVQGRYALAVDDGNAYLAAGVAGLGIMWLPHYMAKAHLERGELVTLFEDWQLDPMPLYIAYPPNRHVSAKLRAFIDWVVELMNAHAPVES
- a CDS encoding RidA family protein — encoded protein: MGKRDVVFAPGRRALYERNRYSPAVRAGGLLFVSGQVGSRDDGTPEPDLQEQVRLAFRNLNAILHAAGCTFDDVVDVTVFMVDPQSTFERVWQVVPEFWGDAPHPALTAVGVTWLYGFDFEIKIVAKLPVTE
- a CDS encoding GlxA family transcriptional regulator; translation: MHRIGFFVCRGYDALDLGGPLAAFNQVATAAGHTPYDLHVISQSGGPVQGNTGLSIDTKPAARRTFDTVVFVGGDIDPMQTSENIAAARKLAARASRVASVCTGAFLLAETGLLDGLRAATHWRYAALLQARFPRTRVDGDSIYVVDGRVWTSAGIASGIDLALGMIERDMSAETARAVSRLLVVPYRRPGGQSQFSAMSQMEPESDRIRIALNFAREHLAEALPVERLADAARLSVRQFGRAFRRETGETPAKAVERLRVEAARLRLQSGSEPIEQIALAVGFTDPERMRRAFIKLHGHPPQAIRRESRSNGAR
- a CDS encoding YybH family protein, which codes for MQQIRLCTAALAACVSFFAFTTPATAGGAPRPPEAAIKAENARWANAFARGDYEAIGRLYTDDGTLLPPGGDKVTGGRAIAEYLTKGYAGTKPGTVSFSHYEFYGDDRMVTEVSDADVRDHDGKLQIRGKQILVFVKQAGEWKLHRDMWNDYPPVKTADH
- a CDS encoding DJ-1/PfpI family protein, with the translated sequence MTDSSGNNAFVKPLTRAGRSRRDVLKLGSAATLGAVLGGGALLAHATPVGAQVNSEGLLPPNAPLNILIVNYDGGTLLDFAGPSEIFHRLPNTNVRYASLDGGNVTLEFGVVYGNTERLADIEQTDVILVPGGSDLSAPMRPAYQAQIRRLAESAKHVTSVCNGSLVLAATGVLNGKRSACHWAFVNKLSEYGAIPVPERFVEDDNGRFMSGGGVTAGIDFALRVAAKLRGRQAAEFTQLAIEYDPAPPFHSGHPRDARPEIIAMVDKKLPGASRGLARIPGVR
- a CDS encoding SDR family oxidoreductase: MRLKNKSALITGGTSGIGLATAKLFIAEGARVAVTGRDDSVFERVKAELGEHALVLKGDVRSIQDMRAIAANVNEQFGGLDVVFANAGWAFPSAVDDIDDKLYDEIMDVNVKGVVFTLQAALPYLREGSSVILNTSFVAQTGKHGISLTAAAKAAVRSLARSWSYEFLDRKIRFNAIAPGVMNTPLITKWGMSDEWVRDRRVEFAATIPVGHLGKAEDIAYAALYLASDESAYVVGTELVVDGGASQL
- a CDS encoding lipase family protein encodes the protein MTSSRLEQMQANLTLAYVLNNAAVDGVGRELKHPTASQVKKIIVDRLNRSKMTRNDRFEIAWGPAIVSDPNGEAANVTVVVQLAGSGEYTVVTSGTNFTSPLDVLSDFSYDTLEPFSAYVPNCPSDARISAGTNGALYHVLKTPDESHQTLVQFLSTVPPSSIVNVVGHSLGGALASAIVLYLKNQTGLQSLTYHCQTFAAPTAGNDVFASYFDEQMRGNAVRIFTTRDIVPMAWNADSLQKVKHVYSDVPPHDTPDNVKVAVDMVSIATKSLKYTQWGTSEPSGPVAAAMEYPLKADVNKAILDFQAQVGYQHIDGYIACLGMARSDIDLPPLPQVNPKVGKTPV
- a CDS encoding aldo/keto reductase; this encodes MQYKQLGRTGLYVSELCLGTMTLGGNADAGMWAAIGAVGQDDATRLIARALAAGINFIDTADIYSFGHAERLVGQALRDLGVPRGEIVLATKTAGVMGPKPNDQGASRGHIMDSVQRSLERLQVDHIDLYQIHANDSVTPIEETLRALDDLTRQGLVRYVGVSNWRAGKIGKALGLSEALRATRFETLQAYYSIAGRDVERELVPLAIEERMGLLVWSPLAGGLLSGKFGPGAPTEEGARRSHFDFPPVDLDRAWPCVAAMRAIADARDVSVARIALAWLLAKPHVTSVIIGAKRVEQLEDNLGAVDVVLTDDELARLDAVSALPPCYPGWMIDRQESGRRPKPFARVVSN
- a CDS encoding DEAD/DEAH box helicase; protein product: MSFASLGLIDPLLRNLQDLNYQTPTPVQVKAIPAVLGGKDVMAGAQTGTGKTAGFALPLLQRLVQQGPAVSSNRARVLVLVPTRELAEQVLQSFVAYGKGLDLRFLAAYGGVSINPQMMKLRKGVDVLVATPGRLLDLNRQNAVQFDQVETLVLDEADRMLDLGFARELNAVFAALPVQRQTLLFSATFTDDIRTMAASILRSPVNISVSPPNVTGSKIKQWVVTVDKRNKPDLFMHLVAENNWDHALVFVKTRNGVEYLAAMLDEAGYAVDTIHGDKPQPARLRALERFKTGEVQMLVATDVAARGLDIDDLPLVINVDLPIVAQDYVHRIGRTGRAGASGVAVSLVCADEAPQLAAIEALIGQTLRREEEPGFEAEHRVPETSSTGQIIKKPKKPKKPKVPQGGAAATPVAGKKPQPQGGDGKRKGGGAAGKGASVLNGSPFSVQKPRGKGKPAGKAVAGARKPAGKPAGGRGKH